From Topomyia yanbarensis strain Yona2022 chromosome 1, ASM3024719v1, whole genome shotgun sequence, one genomic window encodes:
- the LOC131676142 gene encoding uncharacterized protein LOC131676142, whose amino-acid sequence MEQGFLRYEEDGKLLEDATKFRSAVGALMYIAVCARPEIMTSAAILGRKFSAPSETDYIAEKCVIRYLIGTRDWRLNLGGENSGLIAYSDSDWAGDTRTRKSTTGFVVFYSGGALSWASRRQDCVTLSTLEAEYVALTETCQEVIW is encoded by the coding sequence ATGGAACAAGGTTTCCTCCGTTACGAAGAGGACGGCAAACTGCTGGAAGATGCAACGAAGTTCAGAAGTGCGGTGGGTGCTCTAATGTATATCGCTGTATGTGCCCGGCCCGAGATTATGACGAGTGCTGCCATTCTTGGCCGCAAGTTTAGTGCTCCTTCTGAGACTGACTATATCGCAGAAAAGTGCGTTATTCGCTACCTGATAGGAACGCGTGATTGGAGACTGAATCTTGGTGGTGAGAATAGTGGTCTTATAGCCTACTCGGACAGCGATTGGGCAGGAGATACGCGAACCAGGAAGTCCACTACAGGTTTCGTAGTATTCTACTCAGGAGGAGCCCTCTCGTGGGCCAGTCGCCGACAGGACTGCGTTACTCTATCGACGCTAGAAGCAGAATACGTCGCCTTAACGGAAACATGCCAGGAGGTGATCTGGTAG